The Streptomyces durmitorensis genome contains the following window.
AGCTTGCTGGCGCCCATGCCCCGGTCCACCGGGGGCGGACCAGTGCCCGGCCCGTCAGGAGCCGAGAGCGGCCGCACCCGCGGGGTCATCGAGGACCGCCCGTATCGCCGAGTGCGCGGCCCCCAGCAAAGGGCCGTCGGAACCCAGCCCGGAGACAGCGACGTCGCACGTCGTACCCGCCGTGCGGCGCCCCAACTCGGCCTCCAGGGACGGCAGCAGCCACGGCGCCAGCCGGGACAGGGCTCCGCCGAGCACCACCGAGCGCGGATCCAGCAGATTCACCGCACCGGTGAGCGCGATGCCCAGGGCGGCCCCGGCGCCGTGCAGCGCTCTACGTACGTCCTCGTCGCCCTGCGCGGCGCGCTCCGCAAGGAGCCCGACGCGGTCCGCCCCCGGGGAGAAGCCTGCCGCGCGCAACACCGCCTCCTCGCCCGCGTACTGCTCCAGGCAGCCGCGGCCGCCGCACGGGCAGGCCGGGCCGTCCGGCCACACCGGCACATGCCCCAACTCGCCTGCGAAGCCGCGTGTCCCGCGCAGCAGCCGCCCGTCGACGACCAGCGCGGCGCCGATGCCGATCTCCGCCGAGACGTGCAGGAAGTCCTGGGGCACCTCGTCGCCGAGCCACAGCTCGGCCAGTGCGCCGAAGTTGGCCTCGTTGTCCACGGTCAGCGGCAGCCCGCCGGGCAGCAGTGCGCCCAGGTCGACGTCGTGCCAGTCGAGGTTGGGGGCGCGGACCACCGTCGCCGTGCCGCGCGAGACGAGGCCCGGTACGGCGACCGCCAGTCCCGCCGGGCGCAGTCCGGCGAGGTGGGCTTCGTCGCTCACCTGCCGTACCAGAGCGATGAGTTCCTTCACGACGGGTTGGGGGGCGCGCCCCCGGTTGTCGCCCTGTCGCACGGCACGCGCGCGTACCTCGCCGCGCAGGTCCACCGCACAGACCGAGAGATGGTCGACGCCCACCTCGGCGCCGATGCCGACCGGTCCGCTTCTGCTGACCGCGAGCGCGGAGCCGGGGCGGCCCACCTTGCTGGGGCGCTCGGGGCCCAGCTCGTCCAGGAGCCCGGAGCGGATCAGCTCGTCCACCAGGGTGGAGACGGCGGCTCGCGTCAGACCGATCCGGGTGGCCACGGCGGCACGGGACAGCGGCCCGTGCGCCGCGACGGCGTGCATGACGCGGGAGAGGTTGCGGCGTCGCATCCCCTGCTGGGTGTCGGGCAGCCGGGCTCCGGACGTGCCCTGGCGCGCGTCGTGCGGTGGTGCGGTCATGCCCCCGTCAGTCCCTGTTCTTCCGTCCTCATGGCCGTGCGTCCTCGTGGCCCGCGCTGCCGAGCAGCGGCGCCGCGTCGGAGACTACCCCGGCGATCCGGGCGAGCGCCGATTCGTCCCGCTCCACAGGGGGCAGCACGGGCCCCTCGGCCGTACCCCAGCGGCGCGCGACGGCCGCCGGGTCCTCGCCGGTCAGGATGCCGGCGGCCTGTGCGGCTGCGCCGAGTGCGACCAGTTCCCGGGCCTCGGGCACCTGAACGGGGCGTCCGGAAAGCCGCCGCACGGTGTCCTGCCAGGCCGTGCCGCGCGCCCCGCCGCCGATGAGCAGGAGCGGAGCCGAACGGTCCGCGTCCGCTTCCAAGACCAGATCAAGGGCGCCGAGCAGCGAGTGCACGGCTCCGTCGTAGGCCGCCTGCAGCAGCTGCCCGGCAGTCGTGTCGTGCCGCAGCCCGTGCAGCAGCCCCGAGGCGTGCGGCAGGTCAGGAGTGCGCTCGCCGTCCAGATAGGGCAGCAGGGTGACGGAGCTGCCCGCCTCCACCGCCTCACGGTCCAGGCTCAGCAGGGCGGCCACCCGGTCCACGGCCTGGGTGCAGTTGAGGGTGCAGGCCAGCGGCAGCCAGTCGCCGCGCGCGTCGGCGAAGCCCGCCACCGTTCCCGTCGGGTCCGCGGGGCGCCGCCTGGAGACCGCGTAGACGGTGCCCGACGTGCCCAGGCTCAGGACCGGGGTGCCGGGGCGCAGGCCGAGTCCGAGTGCCGCTGCCGCGTTGTCGCCGGTTCCGGGGGCGACCAGCGTGCCCTTGGAGAAGGGCAGTTCGCCGCTTCCGCGGACGGTGCCCGCGACCTCGCCGGGCCGGACCACCCGTGGGAGCAGCTCGGGGTCCAGGCCCACGAGGCCCAGGATCTCCTCGTCGTACGCCTCCGTCCCCGACGCCCACCACCCCGTCCCGGAGGCGTCGCCCCGGTCGGTCGTGCCGGATCCCGTGAGGCGTTCGGTGAGGTAGTCGTGGGGGAGTCGCACGGCCGCGGTGGCACGGGCGGCCTCGGGCTCGTGCTCGCTGAGCCAGGCCCACTTGGTCACGGTGAAGGAGGGCCCCGGCACGCTGCCGACGCGCTCGGCCCACGCCTTCGGGCCCCCCAGGCGGTCCACCAAGGTGCGGGCCTGTCCCGCCGAGCGCACGTCGTTCCACAGCAGCGCGGGCCGCACCGGCCTGGACCGCGCGTCCAGCGTGACGAGCCCGTGCTGCTGGCCGCCGACCGCTACCGCGGCAACCTCACGCGCCGCGCTGCCGCACTGTTCCAGCGCCGCGCACAGGGCGTTCCACCACTCCTCGGGGTCGCTCTCGCGGGCAACCCCCGAGCTGACGCTGTGCGGGGCCTGACCAGAGGCCACCACCCTGCCCGTGGCGGCGTCGACGACCAGGACCTTGGTGGACTGCGTGGAGCTGTCCACGCCGACGACGAGGGGCCCGTCGGCTGCTGGTGCTGATGACATCGGGGGTCTCCGTTCCCGCGGCTCTTTCCGGGCTCGCCCGGACTTCTTTCCGTCCGACCTTCCCAGGGATGCCTCCGGATACTAATTTGTTAATCGCCATGACGAAATAGTCGCGGCAGCCGCACATGAGCGGGCATGCAGCCATGCCCGGGTCGGCCACGCAGTCGTGCACCAGTCATCCAGGGAGCCGCACATGACGTACCAGCCCACTCCTGAGGACAAGTTCACCTTCGGCCTGTGGACCGTCGGCTGGCAGGGAAGGGACCCGTTCGGGGACGCGACGAGGGCGGCCATCGACCCGGCCGACTCCGTGCGTCACCTGGCTGAACTGGGTGCCTACGGAGTGACCTTCCACGACGACGACCTGATCCCCTTCGGCGCCTCGGACACCGAGCGCGAGTCGCACATCAAGCGCTTCCGGCAGGCGCTCGACGCGACGGGCCTCGTGGTGCCGATGGCGACCACGAACCTCTTCACGCACCCCGTCTTCAAGGACGGGGCGTTCACGGCCAACGACCGGGACGTACGCCGTTACGCGCTGCGCAAGACGATCCGCAACATCGACCTCGCGGTGGAACTGGGCGCCCGCACCTACGTCGCCTGGGGCGGCAGGGAAGGCGCGGAGTCCGGTGCGGCGAAGGACGTGCGCGTCGCTCTCGACCGCATGAAGGAAGCCTTCGACCTGCTCGGCGACTACGTGACGGAGCAGGGATACGACCTGCGCTTCGCGATCGAGCCCAAGCCGAACGAGCCGCGCGGCGACATCCTGCTGCCCACCGTCGGGCACGCCCTCGCCTTCATCGAGCGCCTGGAGCGTTCCGACCTGTTCGGCGTCAACCCCGAAGTGGGCCACGAGCAGATGGCCGGCCTCAACTTCCCGCACTCCATCGCCCAGGCCCTGTGGGCGGGCAAGCTGTTCCACATCGACCTCAACGGCCAGACCGGCATCAAGTACGACCAGGACCTGCGCTTCGGGGCGGGCGATCTGCGGAGCGCCTTCTGGCTGGTCGACCTCCTGGAGAGGGGTGGTTACGAAGGGCCGCGGCACTTCGACTTCAAGCCCCCGCGTACGGAGGACTACGCGGGCGTGTGGGCGTCGGCGTCCGGCTGCATGCGCAACTACCTGATCCTTCGGGAGCGTTCGGCCGCCTTCCGCGCCGATCCGGAGGTCCAGGAAGCCCTGCGCGCCTCCCGTCTGGACGAGCTGTCCCTGCCGACCGCCGAAGACGGTCTCTCCGGGCTGCTCGCCGACCGCGCTGCCTTCGAGGACTTCGACGTGAAGGCCGCCGCGGACCGTGGCATGGCCTTCGAGCACCTCGACCAGCTGGCCATGGATCATCTCCTGGGGGTGCGGGGCTGACCGCAGGCTCCTGCTCCGGAGGCATCAACTTCCGCACAGGGGTCGCATCTTGACCCTTTCGAGGCGACTCTTGACGGTATGGCCATGCCGCCCGTACCGCCGCAGCCTCCCCCTCCGCCGGGTGACGGACCCCCTCCGGGTGATGGCGGCTTCGGCCCGCCCGGAGGAGGGTACGGTCCGCCTCCGGGCGGCGGGTACGGGCCACCACCGGGCGACGGGGGCTGGCCTCCCGCGGGTGGCGGCATGCCCCCTGGAGGCGGCGGCGTACCGCCTGGAGGAGGCGGGTGGCCGCCTCAGCCGCCGCCGGGAGGGCCGTCCGGACGGCGGGGCGGGCTGTTCGTCCTGCTCGCCGTGATCGTCGCGATCGGAGCCGTCGTCGCGGTGGTCCTGGTGGCCACCAGCGGTGACGGCTCCGGCGACAAGAAGGGCCCCTCCGAGACCAGCGAGAGCTCGGACGGCAAGCCCACTCCGTCGCTGAGCATCCCGTCGGAGATCCCCTCCGAGCTGCCGACGGAGGTGCCGTCGAACCTGCCGAGCGGCCTGCCCTCGGACCTCCCCAGCGGCTTGCCGAGCGATCTGCCAAGTGGTGACCTGCCGAGCGATCTGGACTCCCTGATCCCGTCACGCGCGGACAACGAAGTGCCCTACTACTTCTTGCGGGTGGGCGTCACCAAGCCACTGCCCTGACCGGCTGACCGGCTGACCGGCACGTCGGACGCGGGGACAGCGCGCTCAGAGACCCTTCGGCAGCCGTACGTACGTCACCGTGGTCTCCACATCGCTGTCCACGAGCCGGCCGTCCTTGTCGAATGCCTCCGCCCCGTCTGTCATCCCGAAGTCGTTGTCGTTGATCAGGGCGAGGGTACGGCTGTTCACGCGGGCCACGCCCTCGATCTTGTCGGGCACACCGTCGATGGCGCCCAGGTCGATCAGGAGACGCTTCTTCAGGACGGGCACTCCAGAGCCCGCCGGATCGTCGAGCTGCTCCAAGGAGGGCTTCGTGGCGGCGTCGTCCCACCGCTCGCCGAGGATGTCGGAGCGGCGGTCCAGTTTCACCGTCTGCAGCCGCGCTGCCTTGTCGGTGCGCTCCTCGACGAGGAGCCGGTCGCGCCCGACGGCCACCACGGAGGAGATCTTCAGCTCGGACGTGTCGTCCTCGCCCGGGTCGACGACATCAACCGCGTCGAAGCGGTACGCGTACTCGGCGGTGACCGCCTGCTTCTTCGGCGAGAAGCGCAGCAGCCGCGTCGTCCGCGAGGCGTCGCCCATGTCCTCGTCCGGGAGGGACAGCGGGCTCTGGACCGCCATCACCAGGTCCCCACCGGGGAGTTGAGCGAGCCCCTCGAAGCCGCGATTGCCCTTGCGGTGCAGCAGAACGCCCGGCAGCGCCTCCACGACCGGGTAGCCGGCGCCCGACAGCTTCAGGCCCTTGGGGACATAGCGCTTGAGCACCTTCCCGCGCGCCGAGACATGGACGAGCGAGGGACCGTACTCGTCGACCAGCCAGAAGCTGCCGTCGTGCGACCGCACGATGCCCTCGGTGTCCAGGCCGTTCGGGTTGTAGGTCAGCGCTGTCTTCGCGTCGTAGGTGTACGGCGCCTCATCGCGTCCCTCCTGGTTGGACAAGCCCGTGACGGGCTTCCCGGAGGAGGTCGTCAGTGGGAGTGCGTCGATGACCTTCACGGTGTCACCGGAAACGCGGATCTTCACGATCGCGGGGTCGAAACCGGGAACGGGGAAGGTACGTCGCTTCTTGCCGTCCACCTTGATCTGGCCGTTGGGCCCCCGGTCGGTGACCGTCCAGAACTCGCCCTTGCGGCCCGCAGGATAGATGTCGCTGCCGATGCCGCCGAGATCCACACCGCGGTCGTCGCTCACCGTCCCGGGCAGCAGGGAGTTACTGAACGTGCCCAGAGGGACATCGCCGAGCGTCGCCGTCGACGTGATGCGGGGCAACTTCTCCTTGTCGCCGGTCGGGGCGCCCGTGGCGGTCCCGGTCACCGCGATCGCGGCGAGCACGACGAAGGGCACACCCACGGCGACGGAACGGCGGACGCGACGCTTACGTGCGGCGTGCGGGGACATGGGTGCCTCCTGGGGCGCGAGTGTTCGGTGACAGCGATCAGACTTCGCCGTCGCCGCGAACACAGGGAGGCAGAGAGGTGAACGGGAGGGGGCGTGCTGACGGCGCCTCCCGCGAGGGGCAGGAGGCGCCGCCGTCACCCGCAGGTCGGTCAGCGGTAGTTGGGCACCTGGCCTCTGTCCTCCCCTTCGCCTGGATCACGCTGACGCACTCAATTCACTCCGGGGCCCTGCGGGTCGGGGGCGTCCAGTCGCGGTCGGCACCCCCGGAACCGGTGTGATCCACACTCGCGGATGACATGCCCGCGCTCAATCGCTGGTCAGGGGGAGTGCGCGCGCCAGTGTTCCCGGCGCGTGCGTGGGAGGCATGGATACGCCGGTGGCCGCCGTGTGCGTTCCGGCCAGGCGGCGTGCTTCGGTGGCGTGAACGCGCCGGGCGGGCTGTTTCGGGCGTGAACACTTCCGGGCGGACTCGGACTCGGACACGGACGCGGATGCGGACACGGGCACCCACGCGTATGCGGACACGCGGACGCGGTCGCGCGCGGGTCGCGCCTCTGGTCCGGTGCGGGCGCGGGGACGCCCGCACCCGCACCGGACCTGCCCGCCCTATTCGCCGCCTGTCACCACGGCCAGTGCCGTAGCGGGGTCGTGGGCCGCGGGGCCCGCCGGGGTCCAGCGGCCGCGCTCCTTGCGGTAGGGCCACCAGCGGCCGTCGGTCCCGTGCCGCAGCTGGGCGTCGCCGCCGACCACCGTCCAGCGATTGCGGACGGCGCGCAGCCGTGGCCGTTCACCGTCGTCCCAGGCCGCATCCAGCGCCGCACGCGCGCGTGCCAGTGCGTCCGCCTCAGGAGTCCACTCCTCCTCCAGGACGGACAGCGCGGCTGGACCTCCGTACTCCCAGGCCCGTACGGCCAGCGCGAGCCCGTCCCCGCCGCGCCCCGCCGCGGTCGCGAGGCGGACGGCCACCTGTGCCGCGGGAGCCGCGGCGGCGAGACGTACGGCATCCTCCTCCAGCGCCAATTCCTGTTCGACCGGATGCCGTTCGTGTCCGGTGGAGAGCGCCTCGGCCAGCATCCGGCGCGCCTCCACGGCCGCCTGAGCCGCCAGGAACTCGAGCGCCGCCACGTCGAGACCGGGCGCGGGCTCCGCCTCCGTGTCGAGCGAGGGCGGCAGACCCGGCTCAGGCGGCAGCGGAGGAAGTTCGGGCAGTGGGGGCAGGATGGCCCCCTCCGCGTACGCCTCGTCGGCGTCCACGCCCTCCTGGGCCACTTCCTGCTCCTGCGCGGGGGCCTCCTCGGCCTCGGCCTGCGCCACGCTGCGTACTTGCAGCTCATCCAGCAGCTCGCGCTCGGCACGGCCACGCATCAGGAACAGGACGAACGGATCCTGGTCGAGCAGCCGGGCCACCTGATAGCAGAGCGCGGCGGTGTGCCCGCAGTGGTCCCACGCGTCGCAGTCGCACTCCGGCTCCAGGTCGCCGATGCCGGGCAGGAGCTCGACACCCGCTGCCGCCGCGTCCTCCACCAGGTGCGGCGGCATCTCGCGGTCCAGGAGCGCCGCGATGTGCCCGGCACGCTCGACGGCCATGCCCAGGAAGCGGTCCCACTCGTCCTCGCTGAGCCGCTGCAGCAGTACGTCCGAGCGGCGCGGGGTGCCGTCACGGTCCTTGACGACCGCGGTGATCCGGCCAGGGCGCACCGAGACCGCCCCCACGGCTCCCGCGCGCGCCAGCCTGCGTCCGGCCTTCAGCTGCGCGAGGTCCAGCGCCGTGTCCTCGAGCGCCTTCAGCCAGGCCTGTCCCCACCAGCTCTGCGCGAAA
Protein-coding sequences here:
- a CDS encoding esterase-like activity of phytase family protein — its product is MSPHAARKRRVRRSVAVGVPFVVLAAIAVTGTATGAPTGDKEKLPRITSTATLGDVPLGTFSNSLLPGTVSDDRGVDLGGIGSDIYPAGRKGEFWTVTDRGPNGQIKVDGKKRRTFPVPGFDPAIVKIRVSGDTVKVIDALPLTTSSGKPVTGLSNQEGRDEAPYTYDAKTALTYNPNGLDTEGIVRSHDGSFWLVDEYGPSLVHVSARGKVLKRYVPKGLKLSGAGYPVVEALPGVLLHRKGNRGFEGLAQLPGGDLVMAVQSPLSLPDEDMGDASRTTRLLRFSPKKQAVTAEYAYRFDAVDVVDPGEDDTSELKISSVVAVGRDRLLVEERTDKAARLQTVKLDRRSDILGERWDDAATKPSLEQLDDPAGSGVPVLKKRLLIDLGAIDGVPDKIEGVARVNSRTLALINDNDFGMTDGAEAFDKDGRLVDSDVETTVTYVRLPKGL
- a CDS encoding ROK family transcriptional regulator, with translation MTAPPHDARQGTSGARLPDTQQGMRRRNLSRVMHAVAAHGPLSRAAVATRIGLTRAAVSTLVDELIRSGLLDELGPERPSKVGRPGSALAVSRSGPVGIGAEVGVDHLSVCAVDLRGEVRARAVRQGDNRGRAPQPVVKELIALVRQVSDEAHLAGLRPAGLAVAVPGLVSRGTATVVRAPNLDWHDVDLGALLPGGLPLTVDNEANFGALAELWLGDEVPQDFLHVSAEIGIGAALVVDGRLLRGTRGFAGELGHVPVWPDGPACPCGGRGCLEQYAGEEAVLRAAGFSPGADRVGLLAERAAQGDEDVRRALHGAGAALGIALTGAVNLLDPRSVVLGGALSRLAPWLLPSLEAELGRRTAGTTCDVAVSGLGSDGPLLGAAHSAIRAVLDDPAGAAALGS
- a CDS encoding SWF or SNF family helicase, with the protein product MSDTYDESNGDTHEESRHGEGAYDHERTFAALPAAHGRGFAQSWWGQAWLKALEDTALDLAQLKAGRRLARAGAVGAVSVRPGRITAVVKDRDGTPRRSDVLLQRLSEDEWDRFLGMAVERAGHIAALLDREMPPHLVEDAAAAGVELLPGIGDLEPECDCDAWDHCGHTAALCYQVARLLDQDPFVLFLMRGRAERELLDELQVRSVAQAEAEEAPAQEQEVAQEGVDADEAYAEGAILPPLPELPPLPPEPGLPPSLDTEAEPAPGLDVAALEFLAAQAAVEARRMLAEALSTGHERHPVEQELALEEDAVRLAAAAPAAQVAVRLATAAGRGGDGLALAVRAWEYGGPAALSVLEEEWTPEADALARARAALDAAWDDGERPRLRAVRNRWTVVGGDAQLRHGTDGRWWPYRKERGRWTPAGPAAHDPATALAVVTGGE
- the xylA gene encoding xylose isomerase, which encodes MTYQPTPEDKFTFGLWTVGWQGRDPFGDATRAAIDPADSVRHLAELGAYGVTFHDDDLIPFGASDTERESHIKRFRQALDATGLVVPMATTNLFTHPVFKDGAFTANDRDVRRYALRKTIRNIDLAVELGARTYVAWGGREGAESGAAKDVRVALDRMKEAFDLLGDYVTEQGYDLRFAIEPKPNEPRGDILLPTVGHALAFIERLERSDLFGVNPEVGHEQMAGLNFPHSIAQALWAGKLFHIDLNGQTGIKYDQDLRFGAGDLRSAFWLVDLLERGGYEGPRHFDFKPPRTEDYAGVWASASGCMRNYLILRERSAAFRADPEVQEALRASRLDELSLPTAEDGLSGLLADRAAFEDFDVKAAADRGMAFEHLDQLAMDHLLGVRG
- the xylB gene encoding xylulokinase, giving the protein MSSAPAADGPLVVGVDSSTQSTKVLVVDAATGRVVASGQAPHSVSSGVARESDPEEWWNALCAALEQCGSAAREVAAVAVGGQQHGLVTLDARSRPVRPALLWNDVRSAGQARTLVDRLGGPKAWAERVGSVPGPSFTVTKWAWLSEHEPEAARATAAVRLPHDYLTERLTGSGTTDRGDASGTGWWASGTEAYDEEILGLVGLDPELLPRVVRPGEVAGTVRGSGELPFSKGTLVAPGTGDNAAAALGLGLRPGTPVLSLGTSGTVYAVSRRRPADPTGTVAGFADARGDWLPLACTLNCTQAVDRVAALLSLDREAVEAGSSVTLLPYLDGERTPDLPHASGLLHGLRHDTTAGQLLQAAYDGAVHSLLGALDLVLEADADRSAPLLLIGGGARGTAWQDTVRRLSGRPVQVPEARELVALGAAAQAAGILTGEDPAAVARRWGTAEGPVLPPVERDESALARIAGVVSDAAPLLGSAGHEDARP